A genome region from Gemmatimonadaceae bacterium includes the following:
- a CDS encoding ABC transporter ATP-binding protein, with amino-acid sequence MQPYERPLIQMTGITKVFATDDIETHALSSVNFEVRAGEYVAISGPSGCGKSTLLSLVGLLDTATAGEYLLAGESVVQLPHAERARRRNREIGFIFQSFNLISDLTVFENVELPLTYRDMPAGERRERVQSALERVEMQHRARHFPAQLSGGQQQRVAVARAVAGDPAILLADEPTGNLDSSNGEAVMELLRDLHAQGSTVCIVTHDERYARHAQREVTLFDGRLVEPVTGAR; translated from the coding sequence ATGCAACCATACGAGCGCCCACTCATCCAGATGACAGGCATCACCAAAGTGTTCGCCACCGATGATATCGAAACACACGCGCTGTCTTCGGTGAACTTCGAGGTCAGGGCAGGGGAGTACGTCGCGATCAGCGGCCCGTCCGGATGCGGCAAATCGACCCTGCTATCTCTGGTGGGTCTGCTCGATACCGCCACCGCAGGCGAGTATCTGCTCGCGGGCGAATCGGTGGTGCAGTTGCCGCACGCGGAGCGTGCACGCCGTCGCAATCGCGAGATCGGCTTCATCTTCCAGTCGTTCAACCTGATCTCGGATCTGACGGTCTTCGAGAACGTGGAATTGCCACTGACGTACCGTGATATGCCCGCAGGCGAGCGCCGCGAGCGCGTACAGTCGGCGTTGGAGCGCGTGGAGATGCAGCATCGAGCGAGGCACTTTCCAGCCCAGCTGAGTGGCGGACAGCAGCAGCGTGTTGCCGTCGCACGCGCGGTGGCGGGTGACCCTGCGATCCTGCTGGCGGACGAGCCCACAGGGAATCTCGACTCCAGCAACGGTGAAGCGGTCATGGAATTGCTGCGTGACTTGCATGCGCAGGGCAGTACCGTGTGCATCGTGACGCACGATGAACGGTATGCCCGCCATGCGCAGCGCGAGGTCACACTATTCGATGGTCGCTTGGTCGAGCCGGTTACAGGCGCGCGCTGA